In Mycobacterium sp. Aquia_216, a genomic segment contains:
- the ppc gene encoding phosphoenolpyruvate carboxylase: MVEVSELASEAALAPIGAVQRTRVGREATEPMRADIRMLGTILGDTVREQNGDEVFDLVERARVESFRVRRSEIDRTEISHMFDGIDIHLAVPIIRAFSHFALLANVAEDIHRERRRHVHVDAGEPPQDSSLAATYAKLDSAELDSATVAEALKGALVSPVITAHPTETRRRTVFVAQHRITELMRRHAEGHRETSDGHSIERELRRQVLTLWQTALIRLSRLQITDEIDVGLRYYQAALLEVIPQVNSEVRDALRARWPDADLLSEPILQPGSWIGGDRDGNPNVTAAVVRRATASAAFTAVAHYLSELTDLEQELSMSARLITVTPDLTALEQSCPEQARADEPYRRAVRVIRGRLSATAAAILDDEPLHLLDLALEPYATPDELRADLDVVDVSLRSHGSVLLADDRLGLLREAVHVFGFHLSGLDMRQNSDVHEEVVGELLAWAGVHPDYRSLPEDQRVELLADELVTRRPLLSDRARLSELAHKELSVVEAAAHAVERYGPAAVPNYVISMCQSVSDVLEAAILLKETGLLDVSGPEPYCPIGISPLFETIDDLHNGAAILHAMLELPIYRAVVAARGDGQEVMLGYSDSNKDGGYLTANWAVYRAELALAEVARKTGIRLRLFHGRGGTVGRGGGPSYQAILAQPPGAVNGSLRLTEQGEVIAAKYAEPVLAQRNLESLVAATLESTLLDVEGLGDAAEPAYAVLEEIAELARQAYAELVHETPGFVEYFKASTPVSEIGSLNIGSRPSSRKPTESIADLRAIPWVLAWSQSRVMLPGWYGTGRAFEQWIAAGDENERVEILHDLYERWPFFRSVLSNMAQVLAKSDLGLAARYAELVADESLRRRVFGKIVDEHQRTIAMHKLITGQDDLLADNPALARSVFNRFPYLEPLNHLQVELLRRYRSGDDDPLVQRGILLTMNGLASALRNSG, translated from the coding sequence ATGGTTGAGGTTTCCGAGCTTGCTTCCGAAGCCGCGCTGGCGCCGATCGGCGCCGTGCAGCGGACCCGGGTGGGTCGTGAAGCGACCGAGCCCATGCGCGCCGACATCAGGATGCTCGGCACCATCCTCGGCGACACGGTGCGTGAGCAGAACGGTGACGAGGTATTCGACCTGGTCGAACGTGCCCGGGTGGAATCGTTCCGGGTGCGTCGCTCCGAGATCGATCGGACCGAGATCTCGCACATGTTCGACGGCATCGACATCCACTTGGCGGTCCCGATCATCCGGGCGTTCAGCCACTTCGCGCTGCTGGCCAACGTCGCCGAAGACATCCACCGCGAGCGCCGCCGCCACGTCCACGTCGACGCCGGCGAGCCCCCGCAAGACAGCAGCCTGGCCGCCACCTACGCGAAACTGGATTCCGCGGAGCTGGATTCGGCCACCGTCGCCGAAGCGCTCAAGGGTGCGCTGGTTTCTCCGGTAATCACCGCCCATCCGACCGAGACCCGCCGGCGCACCGTCTTCGTCGCCCAACATCGGATCACCGAGTTGATGCGACGGCACGCCGAGGGTCACCGAGAGACCAGCGATGGCCACAGCATCGAGCGCGAGTTGCGCCGGCAGGTGCTCACGCTCTGGCAGACCGCGCTGATCCGGCTCTCGCGATTGCAGATCACCGACGAAATCGACGTCGGCCTGCGGTACTACCAGGCAGCGTTGTTGGAGGTGATCCCGCAGGTGAACTCCGAGGTTCGCGATGCGCTGCGCGCCCGCTGGCCCGACGCCGACCTGCTTTCCGAGCCCATCCTGCAGCCGGGCTCGTGGATCGGGGGGGACCGCGACGGAAACCCCAACGTGACCGCCGCGGTGGTCCGGCGAGCCACCGCCAGCGCCGCATTCACCGCGGTGGCGCACTATCTGTCGGAGCTCACCGACCTCGAGCAGGAGCTTTCGATGTCGGCGCGATTGATCACCGTCACGCCCGACTTGACGGCGCTGGAGCAGAGCTGCCCGGAGCAGGCCAGAGCCGACGAGCCGTATCGACGGGCCGTGCGGGTGATTCGGGGCCGGCTCAGCGCGACGGCCGCCGCGATTTTGGACGACGAACCGCTGCATCTGCTCGACCTGGCGTTGGAACCGTATGCCACGCCCGACGAACTGCGGGCCGATCTCGACGTCGTCGACGTGTCGTTGCGCAGCCACGGCAGCGTGCTGCTGGCCGACGATCGGCTGGGTCTCTTACGAGAAGCCGTGCACGTCTTCGGATTTCACCTGAGCGGCCTGGATATGCGGCAAAACTCCGACGTACACGAGGAAGTGGTCGGCGAGCTGCTCGCCTGGGCTGGAGTCCACCCCGACTATCGTTCGCTACCGGAAGACCAGCGGGTGGAGCTATTGGCGGACGAACTGGTTACGAGGCGCCCGCTGCTCAGCGACCGCGCGCGGTTGTCCGAGCTGGCCCACAAGGAATTGAGTGTGGTCGAGGCCGCCGCGCACGCCGTCGAGCGCTATGGTCCGGCGGCCGTGCCGAACTACGTCATTTCGATGTGCCAGTCCGTGTCGGACGTGCTGGAGGCCGCGATCCTGCTCAAGGAAACCGGGCTGCTGGATGTCTCCGGGCCCGAACCCTATTGTCCCATCGGCATTTCCCCGCTGTTCGAGACGATTGACGACCTGCACAACGGCGCAGCGATTTTGCACGCGATGCTCGAGCTCCCGATCTATCGAGCGGTGGTGGCCGCCCGCGGCGACGGTCAGGAGGTGATGCTCGGCTACTCCGACTCCAACAAGGACGGCGGTTATCTGACCGCGAACTGGGCGGTTTACCGGGCCGAGCTCGCACTGGCCGAAGTGGCCCGGAAAACCGGAATTCGACTGCGGCTCTTTCATGGCCGCGGCGGTACTGTCGGCCGTGGCGGTGGCCCGAGCTACCAGGCTATCCTGGCGCAGCCGCCGGGTGCGGTGAACGGTTCGCTGCGCCTCACCGAGCAGGGCGAGGTGATCGCGGCCAAGTATGCCGAACCGGTTCTGGCGCAACGGAATCTGGAAAGCCTGGTGGCGGCCACTTTGGAGTCGACACTGCTGGATGTGGAGGGTCTCGGCGACGCGGCGGAGCCAGCGTACGCGGTGCTGGAGGAGATCGCCGAGCTGGCTCGTCAGGCGTATGCCGAATTAGTCCACGAGACACCGGGTTTCGTCGAGTATTTCAAAGCTTCCACACCGGTCAGCGAGATCGGGTCGTTGAACATCGGCAGCCGTCCGAGCTCACGCAAGCCCACCGAGTCGATCGCGGACCTGCGCGCCATTCCGTGGGTGCTGGCCTGGAGTCAGTCGCGGGTCATGCTGCCCGGTTGGTATGGCACGGGAAGAGCATTCGAGCAGTGGATCGCCGCCGGCGACGAGAACGAGCGAGTCGAAATCCTGCACGATCTGTACGAACGTTGGCCGTTCTTCCGCAGCGTGTTGTCGAACATGGCGCAGGTGTTGGCCAAGAGCGACCTGGGGCTGGCCGCGCGCTACGCGGAACTGGTGGCCGATGAATCCTTGCGACGCAGGGTTTTCGGCAAGATCGTTGACGAGCATCAGCGAACGATCGCGATGCACAAGCTGATCACCGGTCAGGACGATCTCCTTGCCGACAACCCGGCGCTGGCACGTTCGGTGTTCAACCGATTCCCCTACCTCGAGCCCCTGAATCACCTGCAGGTAGAGCTGCTTCGGCGCTACCGTTCGGGGGACGACGACCCATTGGTGCAACGCGGGATTCTGTTGACGATGAACGGGTTGGCGAGCGCGTTACGCAATAGCGGATAA
- a CDS encoding FUSC family protein: MGSPAAAFGRSIAASLRPSKAPWAVGPALWATGTAALIAGTGVLFGQLQLVGLAYLGAACAVVFLVRGFYRARWWAWVAQAIGGAVGISVGAQLWPGSGAGQVFTAAVAGAISGMVGGTGASAPAFGLMLSIGVAFGQFGGSSLPWWQQAVCYLGGTSVAAVSVLAPWAFHRDKPERRAQAAVYFAAADLCAAIGTEQAGAARTRLAAASAVARAARDRRGADLVAFAAATLYAQGRPVPEAAITSIRQAGQQIWDALPVSVPFSEADAGTNPGLVELADALSRQPTRPGTVTPETPRLSGLVRAATSRAGLANGVRLGLCMAVATALTVAMRQQTHSFWLPLTTAVIVRPEYASVFVRTVNRIFGTLIGALVATAVLAVLSPGLPLVAATALALGFVVLSVPKLYGLAVIGITTSALLSQAIGQVDPVAPAVRLLDTFVGAAVAVVFGYLLWPEARRFPAYAQLVRGLTASHSYLTEAVKPAGQRRHWQPIRADAYRLAHQVRATAEAAALEPPPVSSLALRVIPAAIDLEDTVDAITAVSSAVDAGEAPAGLIAEVRRRLENLDRTATAWASGPLGSSGHGRSSGNR, from the coding sequence ATGGGTTCGCCGGCGGCGGCGTTCGGCCGCAGCATCGCCGCATCGCTACGTCCGTCCAAGGCGCCCTGGGCCGTGGGTCCCGCCCTGTGGGCAACGGGCACCGCGGCCCTGATCGCCGGGACCGGCGTCCTGTTCGGCCAGCTGCAGCTGGTCGGGCTGGCCTACCTGGGAGCCGCCTGCGCGGTCGTCTTCCTGGTCCGGGGCTTCTACCGGGCCCGGTGGTGGGCCTGGGTGGCGCAGGCCATCGGCGGGGCGGTGGGGATCAGCGTGGGCGCGCAGCTGTGGCCGGGCTCCGGCGCCGGGCAAGTTTTCACCGCTGCGGTCGCCGGGGCGATCTCGGGCATGGTGGGCGGAACCGGGGCCAGCGCACCGGCATTCGGGCTGATGCTGTCGATCGGCGTCGCCTTCGGCCAGTTCGGTGGTTCGTCGCTGCCGTGGTGGCAGCAGGCGGTGTGCTACCTCGGCGGCACGTCGGTCGCCGCGGTTTCTGTGCTGGCGCCGTGGGCATTCCATCGCGATAAACCCGAACGCCGGGCGCAGGCGGCGGTGTACTTCGCGGCAGCGGACCTGTGCGCGGCGATCGGCACCGAGCAGGCCGGTGCGGCCCGCACCCGGCTGGCTGCCGCGTCGGCCGTCGCACGCGCCGCGCGCGACCGTCGCGGGGCCGACCTGGTGGCCTTCGCGGCGGCAACGCTCTACGCCCAGGGCAGACCAGTGCCCGAGGCCGCGATCACGTCCATTCGCCAAGCAGGACAACAGATTTGGGATGCTTTGCCGGTATCGGTCCCGTTTTCCGAGGCGGATGCCGGGACGAATCCGGGTTTGGTCGAGCTGGCGGATGCGCTGAGCCGGCAGCCGACACGGCCGGGCACGGTGACGCCCGAGACGCCGCGGTTGTCGGGGCTGGTTCGCGCCGCCACCTCGCGCGCCGGCCTGGCCAACGGGGTGCGACTCGGCCTCTGCATGGCCGTGGCCACCGCGCTCACGGTCGCGATGCGGCAGCAAACCCATTCGTTCTGGCTGCCACTGACCACGGCCGTCATCGTGCGGCCCGAATACGCCTCGGTCTTCGTGCGCACGGTGAACCGGATATTCGGCACCCTGATCGGCGCGCTGGTGGCAACGGCCGTGCTGGCGGTGCTCTCGCCCGGCTTGCCGCTGGTAGCGGCCACGGCACTGGCGTTGGGTTTCGTCGTGCTCTCGGTACCGAAGCTGTACGGCCTTGCCGTGATCGGAATCACCACCTCGGCGCTGCTGTCCCAAGCGATCGGCCAGGTGGATCCGGTCGCGCCCGCGGTGCGACTGCTGGACACCTTCGTCGGGGCCGCGGTGGCGGTGGTGTTCGGATACCTGTTGTGGCCCGAAGCTCGGCGGTTTCCCGCCTACGCCCAGCTGGTCCGGGGGCTGACGGCCTCACACAGCTACTTGACCGAGGCGGTCAAACCCGCCGGGCAGCGCCGGCACTGGCAACCCATCCGGGCCGATGCCTACCGGCTGGCCCATCAGGTGCGCGCCACCGCAGAGGCCGCCGCGCTGGAACCGCCGCCGGTGAGTTCCCTGGCCCTGCGGGTCATCCCCGCCGCCATCGACCTGGAAGACACCGTCGACGCGATCACCGCGGTCAGCTCGGCGGTGGATGCCGGTGAGGCGCCGGCGGGACTGATCGCGGAGGTGCGGCGTCGGTTGGAGAACCTCGACCGGACCGCGACCGCGTGGGCGTCCGGACCCCTGGGAAGCAGCGGTCACGGCCGGTCCAGCGGTAACCGGTAA
- the tpiA gene encoding triose-phosphate isomerase codes for MSRKPLIAGNWKMNLNHFEAIALVQKIAFALPDKYFDKVDVTVLPPFTNLRSVQTLVDGDKLRLTYGAQDLSQHESGAYTGDISGTFLAKLGCSYVVVGHSERRTYHNEDDALVAAKAAAALKNGLTPIVCVGEHLDVREAGEHVSHCEKQVRESLAGLSGDQIGQVVIAYEPVWAIGTGRVASAGDAQEVCAAIRTQLGALASPQTAETVRVLYGGSVSAKNVGEIVAQDDVDGGLVGGASLDGEQFATLAAIAAGGPLP; via the coding sequence GTGAGCCGTAAGCCGCTGATCGCCGGCAACTGGAAGATGAACCTCAATCACTTCGAGGCCATCGCGCTGGTCCAGAAGATCGCATTCGCGTTGCCGGACAAGTACTTCGACAAGGTCGACGTCACGGTGTTGCCCCCGTTCACCAACCTGCGCAGTGTGCAGACCCTGGTCGACGGCGACAAGCTGCGGTTGACCTACGGCGCCCAGGATCTGTCTCAGCACGAGTCGGGTGCCTACACCGGCGACATCAGCGGCACCTTCCTGGCCAAGCTGGGCTGCAGCTACGTCGTCGTCGGCCACTCGGAGCGGCGGACCTATCACAACGAGGACGACGCACTGGTGGCCGCCAAGGCCGCGGCCGCGCTCAAGAACGGCCTGACCCCGATCGTGTGCGTCGGCGAACACCTCGACGTCCGGGAGGCCGGCGAGCATGTCAGCCACTGCGAGAAGCAGGTGCGCGAGTCACTGGCCGGGCTGTCGGGCGATCAGATCGGCCAGGTCGTCATCGCCTACGAGCCGGTCTGGGCGATCGGAACCGGCCGGGTGGCCAGTGCCGGGGACGCCCAGGAGGTATGCGCGGCGATCCGCACGCAGCTGGGCGCGCTGGCGTCACCGCAGACCGCCGAGACCGTGCGGGTGCTCTACGGCGGCTCGGTGAGCGCTAAGAACGTCGGCGAGATCGTCGCGCAGGACGACGTCGACGGTGGCCTGGTCGGGGGCGCGTCGCTGGACGGCGAGCAGTTCGCGACGCTGGCCGCCATCGCCGCCGGTGGGCCGCTGCCCTAG
- a CDS encoding ATPase yields MTVMADRTVRNGPERNRIKTLTQAALNADKTVGQVEDVLDGLGKTMNELSSSLTRLNGTVERLEGGLDHLEGTLQNLDELAKRLIAVVEPVESIVKRIDYIVGVGETVMSPLSVTEHAVRGVVDRLRNRTPQ; encoded by the coding sequence ATTACCGTCATGGCAGACCGAACGGTGCGCAACGGGCCTGAGCGAAACCGGATCAAAACCCTCACTCAGGCAGCTCTGAACGCCGACAAGACGGTCGGGCAGGTCGAGGACGTCCTCGACGGTCTCGGCAAGACCATGAACGAGCTGAGCAGCTCCCTGACCCGGTTGAACGGCACGGTCGAGCGCTTGGAGGGCGGACTGGACCATCTGGAGGGGACGCTGCAAAACCTCGACGAGCTCGCCAAGCGACTCATCGCGGTGGTCGAGCCGGTGGAATCGATCGTCAAGCGCATCGACTACATCGTGGGTGTGGGCGAGACGGTCATGTCGCCGCTATCGGTGACCGAGCACGCGGTACGCGGCGTGGTGGACCGGCTGCGGAACCGGACACCGCAGTAG
- a CDS encoding phosphoglycerate kinase: protein MGVPNLEDLLSEGVSGRAVLVRSDLNVPLDDAGKITDPGRITASVPTLKALLDAGAKVVVTAHLGRPKDGPDPKLSLAPVAAALGEQLGRHVQLAGDVVGTDALARAEGLTDGDVLLLENIRFDARETSKDDGQRLALAKQLAELVSPGGAFVSDGFGVVHRKQASVYDIATLLPHYAGTLVADEIRVLEQLTSSTTRPYAVVLGGSKVSDKLGVIESLATKADSIVIGGGMCFTFLAAQGFSVGRSLLEENMIETCRNLLDTYADVLRLPGDIVVTENFAADSPPQFVAANAIPDDLMGLDIGPGSIKRFATLLSNARTVFWNGPMGVFEFPAYAAGTKGVADAIVAATGKGAFSVVGGGDSAAAVRALKIPEDAFSHISTGGGASLEYLEGKSLPGIEVLGRPQPSEGES, encoded by the coding sequence GTGGGCGTTCCAAACCTCGAAGACCTTCTGTCCGAGGGTGTTTCGGGTCGTGCCGTGCTGGTGCGTTCAGATTTGAACGTCCCGCTCGACGATGCGGGCAAGATCACCGATCCGGGCCGGATCACCGCGTCGGTCCCGACCCTTAAGGCGCTTTTGGATGCCGGCGCCAAGGTGGTGGTGACCGCGCATCTGGGTCGTCCCAAGGACGGGCCCGACCCCAAGCTGTCGCTGGCGCCGGTCGCGGCCGCGCTGGGCGAGCAGCTGGGTCGGCATGTGCAGCTGGCGGGTGACGTGGTCGGTACCGATGCGCTCGCCCGTGCCGAGGGTCTGACCGACGGCGACGTCCTGCTGCTGGAGAACATCCGGTTCGATGCGCGTGAGACCAGCAAGGACGACGGCCAGCGGCTGGCCCTGGCCAAGCAGCTGGCGGAATTGGTCTCGCCGGGAGGGGCTTTCGTCTCCGACGGCTTCGGCGTGGTGCACCGCAAGCAGGCCTCGGTGTACGACATCGCCACGCTGCTGCCGCACTACGCCGGCACGCTGGTGGCCGACGAGATCCGGGTGCTCGAGCAGCTGACCAGCTCGACCACCCGCCCCTACGCGGTCGTGCTCGGCGGTTCCAAGGTGTCCGACAAGCTCGGCGTCATCGAGTCGCTGGCGACCAAAGCCGACAGCATCGTGATCGGCGGCGGGATGTGCTTCACTTTCCTTGCCGCACAGGGATTTTCGGTGGGCAGATCGCTGCTCGAAGAAAACATGATCGAGACCTGCCGCAACCTGCTGGACACCTACGCCGACGTGCTGCGGCTGCCGGGCGACATCGTGGTGACCGAGAACTTCGCCGCCGACTCGCCACCACAGTTTGTGGCCGCCAACGCGATTCCGGACGACCTGATGGGCCTGGATATCGGACCGGGTTCGATCAAGCGGTTCGCCACGTTGCTGTCCAACGCTCGAACGGTGTTCTGGAACGGCCCGATGGGCGTCTTCGAATTCCCGGCATACGCCGCGGGCACCAAGGGTGTCGCCGACGCGATCGTCGCGGCCACCGGCAAGGGTGCGTTCAGCGTGGTGGGCGGTGGTGATTCCGCCGCCGCGGTCCGCGCGCTGAAAATCCCCGAGGACGCCTTCTCGCACATCTCCACCGGCGGTGGCGCATCGCTGGAGTACCTGGAGGGCAAATCGCTCCCCGGCATCGAGGTTCTGGGTCGCCCGCAGCCGAGCGAAGGAGAGTCGTGA
- the gap gene encoding type I glyceraldehyde-3-phosphate dehydrogenase, whose amino-acid sequence MTVRVGINGFGRIGRNFYRALLAQQEKGGADIEVVAVNDITDNSTLAHLLKFDSILGRLPHDVSLEGEDTIVVGPAKIKALAVREGPAALPWGDLGVDVVVESTGIFTARAKAQGHLDAGAKKVIISAPASDEDITIVLGVNDDKYDGSQNIISNASCTTNCLGPLAKVLNDEFGIVKGLMTTIHAYTQDQNLQDGPHKDLRRARAAGLNIVPTSTGAAKAIGLVLPELKGKLDGYALRVPIPTGSVTDLTAELNKAATAAEINAAMKAAAEGPMKGILKYYDAPIVSSDIVTDPHSSIFDSGLTKVIDNQAKVVSWYDNEWGYSNRLVDLVSLVGKSL is encoded by the coding sequence GTGACAGTCCGAGTAGGCATCAACGGCTTCGGTCGGATCGGACGCAATTTCTATCGTGCGTTGTTGGCCCAGCAGGAGAAGGGCGGTGCTGACATCGAGGTGGTCGCCGTCAACGACATCACCGACAACAGCACCCTGGCGCACCTGTTGAAATTCGACTCCATCCTGGGCCGGCTGCCCCACGACGTGAGCCTCGAAGGCGAGGACACCATCGTGGTGGGCCCGGCAAAGATCAAGGCGCTGGCGGTTCGTGAGGGACCGGCCGCGCTGCCGTGGGGTGACCTGGGTGTCGACGTCGTCGTCGAGTCCACGGGCATCTTCACCGCCCGCGCCAAGGCGCAGGGCCATCTGGACGCCGGCGCCAAGAAGGTGATCATCTCCGCGCCCGCCAGCGACGAGGACATCACCATCGTGCTCGGCGTCAACGACGACAAGTACGACGGCAGCCAGAACATCATCTCCAACGCGTCGTGCACCACGAACTGCCTCGGGCCGCTGGCCAAGGTCCTCAATGACGAGTTCGGCATCGTCAAGGGCCTGATGACCACGATCCACGCGTACACCCAGGACCAGAACCTGCAGGACGGGCCGCACAAGGACCTGCGCCGCGCCCGCGCCGCCGGTCTGAACATCGTGCCGACCTCCACCGGTGCGGCCAAGGCCATCGGCCTGGTGCTGCCCGAGTTGAAGGGCAAGCTCGACGGATATGCGCTGCGGGTGCCGATTCCCACCGGCTCGGTCACCGACCTGACCGCGGAGCTGAACAAGGCGGCCACCGCCGCCGAGATCAACGCCGCGATGAAGGCGGCGGCCGAGGGGCCGATGAAGGGCATCCTGAAGTACTACGACGCCCCGATCGTGTCCAGCGACATCGTCACCGACCCGCACAGCTCGATCTTCGACTCCGGTTTGACCAAGGTGATCGACAACCAGGCCAAGGTGGTCTCGTGGTACGACAACGAATGGGGTTACTCCAACCGCCTCGTTGACCTGGTCTCGCTGGTCGGCAAGTCGCTCTAA
- a CDS encoding cytochrome gives MTGAHPVPAPPYAEGIGLPWDVPVDDAVAVIAAARARHGDTFAVKSGADRYLFTFSPTGVESFYALTEETASKGVADYLMLRRKLPDDIFAGRRILPNMLFRRDDVAGYLVNLDHALEQTVRELGSAGSVDVFGLMRRLGHRMGLASWAGPRSADGETFERLVRAFDTLDGSDAFVHPDRMAAVAATDKRAERTALDEIADAIADAVRSFDNGDTRNHELFGRIVDAWSSESQHTRPRGIALDVALIHIASMSNLAAALGWALVDLLEHPIQLQRVRLGDNTFAQSCALESTRIAQRSIMSRSVLSAVAFDAGEVTYQVPPGWTIATLLPLLNTSVAPGLQRWDPDRWTRRHLTERDALPSPMLVTAFGHGKHSCPAQPFSLSAMTAAMTHLLGQYRMTPRWTSHPRPVGAQIGGVARAAGPCRIDYVKSS, from the coding sequence GTGACCGGCGCCCACCCGGTGCCCGCGCCGCCGTACGCGGAAGGCATCGGCCTGCCGTGGGACGTCCCCGTCGACGACGCCGTCGCGGTGATCGCCGCGGCCCGCGCCCGACATGGCGACACCTTCGCCGTGAAAAGCGGCGCCGACCGCTATCTGTTCACCTTCTCGCCCACCGGCGTCGAGTCGTTCTACGCGCTGACCGAGGAGACCGCCAGCAAGGGTGTCGCGGACTACCTGATGCTGCGGCGCAAGCTGCCCGACGACATCTTTGCCGGGCGACGCATCCTGCCGAACATGCTGTTTCGCCGCGATGACGTGGCCGGCTATCTAGTCAACCTGGACCACGCGCTCGAGCAGACCGTGCGCGAGCTGGGTTCGGCGGGTTCGGTCGACGTCTTCGGGCTGATGCGACGGCTTGGCCACCGGATGGGGCTGGCCTCGTGGGCCGGACCCCGGTCAGCCGACGGCGAGACTTTCGAGCGCCTGGTGCGCGCCTTCGACACGCTGGACGGCTCCGACGCGTTTGTTCATCCCGATCGGATGGCGGCGGTGGCCGCAACCGACAAGCGTGCCGAGCGGACCGCGCTGGACGAGATCGCCGACGCCATCGCCGATGCGGTGCGCAGTTTCGACAACGGTGACACGCGGAACCATGAGCTGTTCGGCAGGATCGTGGACGCCTGGTCGTCGGAGTCGCAGCACACTCGGCCGCGCGGGATCGCGCTCGACGTCGCGCTGATCCATATCGCGTCGATGTCGAACCTGGCAGCCGCGCTGGGCTGGGCACTGGTCGACCTCCTCGAGCATCCGATCCAGCTGCAGCGAGTTCGTTTGGGCGACAATACTTTTGCCCAGAGCTGTGCGCTGGAGTCGACTCGCATCGCCCAACGTTCGATCATGAGCCGCAGCGTGCTGTCCGCGGTCGCGTTCGACGCCGGCGAGGTCACTTACCAGGTGCCGCCAGGCTGGACCATCGCCACGTTGCTGCCGCTGCTCAACACCTCCGTGGCGCCGGGCCTACAGCGGTGGGATCCCGATCGATGGACACGCCGCCATCTGACCGAAAGGGACGCTCTCCCTTCGCCCATGCTGGTGACGGCCTTCGGGCACGGCAAGCATTCCTGTCCGGCCCAACCGTTCTCGCTGTCGGCCATGACGGCGGCCATGACTCACCTGTTGGGTCAGTACCGGATGACGCCGCGGTGGACGTCGCATCCGCGACCCGTCGGAGCCCAGATCGGTGGTGTCGCAAGGGCGGCCGGCCCGTGCCGGATCGACTATGTGAAATCTTCCTGA
- a CDS encoding DUF1206 domain-containing protein → MSDSMPSEETSSATATRVAQNTVFERLARAGFVVSGLLHLVVGYLAIRIAFGAGGIADQTGALATLAGEPGGPVALWFAAAALLVLGLWRLVETALGRSSDQRDGAPSGALDRAKALALAVVYVALAYSAFGFARGAGKSAGQQNSTISAHLMQSTAGTVALVLCGVIVVAVGGYHVYKGASRNFVDDLKGNSGNVVRRLGIVGYIAKGVVIAGAGALVVLAALRSEPEKASGLDGALKTLGAQPYGRVLLIAAGLGIVSYGLYSFAMARLTKM, encoded by the coding sequence ATGTCTGACTCGATGCCGTCCGAGGAAACGTCGTCTGCCACTGCGACCCGGGTAGCCCAGAACACGGTCTTCGAGCGACTGGCACGTGCCGGTTTCGTCGTGAGCGGGCTGTTACACCTGGTCGTCGGCTACTTGGCCATCCGGATCGCGTTCGGTGCGGGCGGCATCGCCGATCAAACCGGTGCGCTGGCCACCCTGGCAGGTGAACCGGGTGGCCCCGTCGCGCTGTGGTTCGCCGCCGCCGCTCTGCTGGTGCTGGGCCTGTGGCGGCTGGTCGAAACCGCACTCGGCCGGTCCAGCGACCAGCGGGACGGCGCCCCGTCGGGCGCGCTGGATCGGGCGAAGGCCTTGGCGCTGGCCGTGGTCTACGTCGCGCTCGCCTACTCCGCGTTCGGTTTCGCCCGGGGCGCCGGCAAGTCTGCCGGCCAGCAGAATTCCACGATCAGCGCGCACCTGATGCAGAGCACCGCCGGCACCGTCGCACTCGTGCTTTGCGGCGTGATCGTCGTCGCGGTGGGCGGCTACCACGTCTACAAGGGCGCCAGCCGCAACTTCGTCGACGATCTGAAGGGCAATTCCGGCAACGTGGTACGGCGATTGGGCATCGTCGGCTATATCGCCAAGGGGGTGGTGATCGCCGGCGCGGGGGCTCTGGTCGTCCTCGCCGCACTCCGCTCGGAGCCGGAGAAGGCCAGCGGGCTGGACGGAGCTCTCAAGACGCTGGGCGCTCAACCGTACGGACGGGTGCTGCTGATCGCGGCCGGCCTGGGGATCGTCAGCTACGGTTTGTACAGCTTCGCGATGGCCCGCTTGACCAAGATGTAG
- the secG gene encoding preprotein translocase subunit SecG: MVLALQITLVVTSILVVLLVLLHRAKGGGLSTLFGGGVQSSLSGSTVVEKNLDRLTVFVVGIWLVCIIGMALQIKYR; this comes from the coding sequence ATGGTTTTGGCCCTACAGATCACCCTGGTGGTCACCAGCATCCTGGTGGTGCTGCTGGTGCTGCTGCATCGCGCCAAGGGTGGCGGCCTGTCCACGCTGTTCGGTGGCGGTGTGCAGTCCAGCTTGTCCGGGTCCACCGTGGTGGAGAAGAACCTGGACCGACTGACGGTGTTCGTCGTCGGCATCTGGCTGGTGTGCATCATCGGCATGGCGCTGCAGATCAAGTACCGCTGA